One Nocardioidaceae bacterium SCSIO 66511 genomic window carries:
- a CDS encoding glycosyltransferase family 2 protein: MTAVFEDENPPDQAWLSNPPSVAAVLVAHNGARWLPQTLQALGTQTHHASHGMAVHVTSTDETPEILARTFHESAIVEVPAGTGFGDAVRAGLDSLARTEWIWLLHDDCAPAPDALERLLDEAIASGADVVGPKVREWPTLRRLLEVGVSITGTGHRETGLERGEPDQGQHDRARDVLAVSSAGMLVKREMWDALNGFDPELPLYFDDVDFGWRVARHGGRTRVVPRSVMFHAEASARSQRPTARRVHPRPRRDARKGALFTLLSNASLPGFCWQFLRLFVGTVLRSIGLVLVKAPGDAQQEIAALISVYARPWRILAARRRRAATSTVSAADVRHLLPSWSIPYRHGVDEIGDVIWGLTRTPDADASGRRAAVVEYSHVADLDDEAEPDRGIVAFARRHPWAGVVAVLSLASLVACWGLIGSGLLSGGALLPAPDSTGAWWSTFAASWHDVGLGSDRFGPPYAFVLALLSVFTFGHPGLVIDVVVIGAVPLAAVTAHRLARRFLQSGWLQAAWAVAYAFAVVASGALGQGRFGSLLGLVLAPVIVNAGISLVQRSSLRRGWQEGLRVGLWLSALTAFVPIAYVVTICGLLIAVGLRGHAREWLSLALAAVVPFGVLGPWMWERALDPRMWWWEAGLADGGFGSLEPDALDVALGQAGGPYSAPALFGIGLLIVGVAALIPGRRRTAVLWAWLIGLLCLAFAVIGAGTTFEVPGVSGEASAWIGFVTVCWLSALGAAGAIALDGMQSDDRRALGRTLGVAGLVVGLSAPVLMGAWWLVNADGGAVDRGDASDLPAFVSAAAADSGGSVVVLDGADGDALSYHVHTDDGPRLGDESVLPDADDHPDFAPLIAALASDPTQAEVDELADYGVQGFFARPPVDESLTVAFDSAPGFEVFGSSVPDSRVWMLKSRPDPSDGDGSALRPWMVAGQLVVLVVVLVVATPGRRSRRRA; encoded by the coding sequence CGGTACTCGTTGCACACAACGGTGCTCGCTGGCTGCCGCAGACGCTGCAGGCACTCGGCACGCAGACCCATCACGCGAGCCACGGCATGGCGGTCCACGTCACATCGACCGACGAGACGCCGGAGATCTTGGCGCGCACCTTCCATGAGTCGGCGATCGTCGAGGTTCCGGCGGGCACCGGCTTCGGTGACGCCGTACGCGCGGGGCTCGACTCTCTGGCGCGTACCGAATGGATCTGGCTGCTGCACGACGACTGCGCGCCTGCCCCCGATGCGCTGGAGCGCCTGCTCGACGAGGCGATCGCATCCGGCGCCGATGTGGTCGGCCCCAAGGTGCGAGAGTGGCCGACGTTGCGTCGGCTGCTGGAGGTCGGAGTATCGATCACCGGCACCGGCCACCGCGAGACGGGTCTCGAACGCGGCGAACCCGATCAGGGCCAGCACGACCGTGCGCGCGATGTGCTCGCCGTGAGCAGCGCCGGAATGCTGGTCAAACGCGAGATGTGGGATGCCCTCAACGGGTTCGACCCCGAGCTGCCGTTGTACTTCGACGACGTCGACTTCGGCTGGCGAGTCGCTCGCCACGGCGGTCGTACGCGCGTCGTACCCCGGTCGGTGATGTTCCATGCGGAGGCGAGTGCGCGCTCGCAGCGACCTACGGCGCGGCGAGTGCATCCGCGTCCTCGTCGCGACGCACGCAAGGGCGCCCTGTTCACGTTGTTGAGCAATGCCAGCCTGCCCGGCTTCTGCTGGCAGTTCCTGCGGCTGTTCGTCGGCACCGTCCTGCGGTCGATCGGGCTCGTCCTGGTCAAGGCTCCCGGCGATGCCCAGCAAGAGATCGCGGCCCTGATCTCGGTGTACGCGCGGCCGTGGCGGATCCTCGCGGCACGCCGACGGCGGGCCGCCACGTCGACGGTTTCCGCGGCCGACGTACGCCATCTACTGCCGTCCTGGTCGATCCCGTATCGACACGGCGTCGACGAGATCGGCGATGTCATCTGGGGTCTCACGCGTACGCCGGACGCCGATGCCTCCGGGCGACGGGCGGCCGTTGTCGAGTACTCCCACGTCGCCGACCTCGACGACGAGGCCGAGCCCGACCGGGGCATCGTGGCGTTTGCGCGCAGGCATCCCTGGGCGGGCGTCGTCGCCGTGCTGTCGTTGGCATCACTGGTCGCCTGTTGGGGACTGATCGGCTCCGGCTTGTTGTCGGGAGGGGCGCTGCTACCCGCGCCCGACTCGACGGGCGCCTGGTGGAGCACGTTCGCCGCCTCCTGGCACGACGTCGGTCTCGGCAGTGATCGCTTCGGCCCGCCGTACGCGTTCGTCCTCGCATTGCTGTCGGTGTTCACGTTCGGCCATCCAGGCTTGGTGATCGACGTGGTGGTCATCGGGGCCGTGCCACTCGCGGCGGTCACTGCGCACCGGCTCGCGAGGCGGTTCCTGCAGTCCGGCTGGCTGCAGGCGGCGTGGGCGGTCGCCTACGCCTTCGCGGTCGTCGCTTCAGGTGCGCTCGGCCAGGGCCGTTTCGGATCCCTGCTCGGGCTGGTGCTCGCACCGGTCATCGTGAACGCCGGCATCTCTCTCGTGCAGCGGTCGTCACTGCGACGCGGCTGGCAGGAGGGCCTACGCGTCGGACTCTGGCTGAGTGCGCTCACCGCGTTCGTACCGATCGCGTACGTCGTGACCATCTGCGGGCTCCTCATCGCCGTCGGCCTTCGCGGTCATGCGCGCGAATGGCTGTCGCTCGCGCTCGCTGCGGTGGTGCCGTTCGGCGTGCTCGGCCCGTGGATGTGGGAGCGCGCGCTCGATCCGCGCATGTGGTGGTGGGAGGCCGGACTCGCCGACGGCGGCTTCGGTTCGCTGGAGCCCGATGCTCTCGACGTCGCTCTCGGCCAGGCCGGCGGACCGTACTCCGCGCCGGCGTTGTTCGGTATCGGACTGCTCATCGTCGGCGTGGCAGCACTGATCCCGGGACGCAGGCGTACGGCGGTGTTGTGGGCCTGGCTGATCGGGCTGCTGTGCTTGGCTTTCGCGGTCATCGGCGCAGGTACGACGTTCGAGGTGCCGGGTGTGTCCGGCGAGGCGTCCGCCTGGATCGGATTCGTGACCGTGTGCTGGCTCAGCGCGCTCGGCGCTGCCGGCGCCATTGCTCTCGACGGTATGCAGTCCGATGACAGACGCGCGCTGGGTCGTACGCTCGGCGTCGCCGGTCTCGTCGTCGGCCTATCCGCCCCGGTACTCATGGGCGCGTGGTGGCTCGTCAACGCCGACGGCGGTGCGGTGGACCGCGGCGATGCGAGCGACCTGCCCGCGTTCGTCTCAGCGGCTGCGGCCGATTCGGGCGGGTCGGTGGTCGTACTCGACGGTGCGGACGGTGATGCTCTGAGCTATCACGTACACACCGATGACGGTCCCCGACTCGGAGACGAGTCGGTGCTGCCGGATGCCGACGACCACCCGGACTTCGCTCCGCTCATCGCCGCACTGGCGTCGGACCCGACGCAGGCCGAGGTCGACGAGCTGGCGGACTACGGCGTTCAGGGATTCTTCGCGCGTCCTCCGGTCGACGAGTCGTTGACGGTCGCATTCGATTCGGCTCCCGGCTTCGAAGTGTTCGGCAGCAGCGTCCCCGACTCGCGGGTGTGGATGCTCAAATCGCGACCAGATCCGTCCGATGGCGACGGCAGCGCGCTTCGGCCGTGGATGGTCGCGGGGCAGCTCGTCGTCCTCGTGGTCGTCCTCGTGGTCGCCACACCCGGCCGACGTAGTAGGAGGCGAGCATGA
- a CDS encoding DUF5719 family protein, which translates to MSRRISTPPPSSGTGSRTTGLLAGVVVVIAAALLALAATRTSGSDVEPSATDGVAGTAPISTVGRSCATFGTESDTPPLEVGSTTLRSDDSSGEGANTATKSPGGKKIGALTVGGPGEWAQSSVPGADTSAVVIDASGGLAPMSTAFGATRAPGASGSGLAVQTCPSAHAQSWFVGAGSTAEHSGTLVLTNPGNVDAVVDVAMYGADGQVSVVGGSGVPVKPGQTKRLPLDDLGTGEDELALSVSTSRGTISASVLDATGKLAAHRGSDYLPAAADPSTDSVVAGVPAGADGGELIIANPSDRAANVSITVLGKDGESTPSGLESASVGAGSVKKVALPGNVVNGSMSVRLKSEVPVTGAVRAFSAADLAYATSAEPVTGTVAVPVGFGGTTVDVSAASAAVKGSSTLQLRAYDSKGKESGKGSVDLEAGQTRAFDPLQVTGARENDTAYVTLTAEGKGVRAAATFSDGDDWSTVPLADLPATVVRPAVEVGSLR; encoded by the coding sequence ATGAGCCGGAGAATCAGCACGCCACCGCCGTCGAGCGGCACGGGTTCGCGTACGACCGGGTTGCTGGCCGGGGTCGTCGTGGTGATCGCCGCGGCACTGTTGGCGTTGGCCGCTACTCGTACGAGCGGGAGCGACGTCGAGCCGAGCGCGACCGACGGCGTGGCCGGCACCGCACCGATCTCGACGGTCGGACGATCCTGTGCGACGTTCGGCACCGAGTCGGATACGCCGCCGCTCGAGGTCGGTAGTACGACCCTGCGCTCCGACGACTCATCGGGTGAGGGCGCGAACACTGCCACCAAATCGCCAGGTGGCAAGAAGATCGGGGCGTTGACGGTCGGCGGCCCGGGTGAGTGGGCGCAGAGCTCGGTGCCGGGCGCCGACACCTCGGCGGTCGTCATCGACGCCTCCGGCGGGCTCGCGCCGATGAGCACCGCATTCGGCGCGACCCGGGCACCGGGTGCATCCGGCTCCGGCCTCGCCGTACAGACCTGTCCGTCGGCTCATGCTCAGTCGTGGTTCGTCGGCGCGGGCAGCACTGCCGAGCACTCCGGAACCCTCGTCCTCACCAACCCCGGCAACGTCGACGCGGTAGTGGACGTCGCGATGTACGGCGCCGACGGCCAGGTCAGCGTCGTCGGAGGTTCGGGCGTCCCCGTCAAGCCCGGCCAGACCAAGCGGTTGCCGCTGGACGACCTCGGCACCGGAGAGGACGAGCTGGCGCTTTCGGTGTCCACGAGCCGCGGGACCATCTCCGCATCGGTGCTCGACGCGACCGGCAAGCTCGCGGCTCATCGGGGCTCCGACTACCTGCCGGCGGCAGCCGATCCGTCCACCGATTCGGTCGTCGCGGGCGTGCCCGCCGGCGCGGACGGCGGTGAGCTGATCATCGCGAATCCGAGCGACCGCGCTGCGAACGTGTCGATCACCGTGCTCGGCAAGGACGGCGAGTCGACGCCGAGCGGACTCGAGAGCGCGTCCGTCGGGGCGGGCTCGGTCAAGAAGGTGGCGCTGCCCGGCAACGTCGTAAACGGCTCCATGTCCGTGCGGCTCAAGTCGGAGGTGCCGGTGACGGGCGCGGTCCGTGCGTTCTCCGCGGCCGACCTCGCGTACGCGACCTCCGCGGAGCCGGTCACCGGCACGGTCGCCGTGCCGGTCGGATTCGGCGGAACCACGGTCGACGTCTCGGCGGCATCCGCGGCGGTGAAGGGGAGCAGCACGCTCCAGCTGCGCGCGTACGACTCGAAGGGCAAGGAGTCGGGCAAGGGCAGCGTCGATCTGGAGGCGGGCCAGACGAGAGCCTTCGACCCGCTGCAGGTCACCGGAGCGCGAGAGAACGACACCGCGTACGTCACGCTCACCGCAGAAGGTAAGGGCGTACGCGCCGCCGCGACGTTCAGCGACGGTGACGACTGGAGCACGGTGCCGCTCGCCGACCTGCCCGCGACCGTCGTACGCCCGGCCGTCGAGGTCGGCTCCCTGCGCTGA
- a CDS encoding metallopeptidase family protein, with product MESKATAGGGRPGRRRDRRGRGMRGPLALSSPLAPAGVPAQRSPSVEFDELVLAVVERLRRKFPERIDAVDFAVEDHPILPDEWVRPVPYASSVAEGPDTPARVVVFRRPLLTHCADASDLAELVLATIVEELAVVWDMDPDDIDPQHR from the coding sequence ATGGAGTCGAAAGCAACGGCCGGTGGCGGCCGGCCGGGTCGGCGGCGCGACCGCCGCGGGCGCGGGATGCGTGGCCCGCTCGCGTTGTCGAGCCCGCTCGCCCCGGCGGGGGTGCCCGCGCAACGATCGCCGTCGGTTGAGTTCGATGAGCTCGTACTGGCCGTCGTCGAGCGGCTCCGCCGCAAGTTCCCCGAGCGCATCGACGCCGTCGACTTCGCCGTCGAGGACCACCCGATACTGCCCGACGAATGGGTACGCCCCGTTCCGTACGCGAGCAGCGTCGCGGAGGGTCCAGATACTCCGGCACGCGTCGTGGTGTTCCGTCGGCCGTTGCTGACGCATTGTGCCGACGCGAGCGATCTCGCCGAGCTGGTACTCGCCACGATCGTCGAGGAGCTTGCGGTCGTGTGGGACATGGACCCCGACGACATCGACCCCCAGCACCGCTGA
- a CDS encoding DUF3499 domain-containing protein: MSPVRRCSRTACTRQAIATLTYVYSDQTAVLGPLATYAEPHSYDLCDFHSERLSAPRGWEVLRLAPDPEAIQPSHDDLEALADAVREAARPVETPEPQGDGVEVGRRGHLRVLRSNQP, encoded by the coding sequence GTGAGTCCAGTCCGCCGTTGTTCACGTACTGCCTGCACGCGCCAGGCGATCGCCACACTGACGTACGTGTACTCGGATCAGACCGCAGTGCTCGGCCCGCTCGCGACCTACGCGGAGCCGCACAGCTATGACCTCTGCGATTTCCACTCCGAGCGCCTGTCCGCGCCACGGGGCTGGGAGGTGCTGCGGCTGGCGCCCGATCCCGAGGCGATACAGCCGTCGCACGACGACCTCGAAGCGTTGGCCGATGCGGTACGCGAGGCCGCCCGGCCGGTCGAGACGCCCGAACCACAGGGCGACGGCGTCGAGGTAGGACGCCGCGGTCACCTTCGGGTGTTGCGCTCGAACCAGCCATGA
- the manB gene encoding phosphomannomutase/phosphoglucomutase (converts mannose-6-phosphate to mannose-1-phosphate; the resulting product is then converted to GDP-mannose by ManC which is then used in the synthesis of mannose-containing glycoconjugates that are important for mediating entry into host cells), protein MTTGYDHRVDAVLKAYDVRGATPDPLDARLAAAYASAFAEYVEPDAHRPVLLGRDVRTTSEPIATAVAEALTAAGRDVVDLGVCSTDLLYFGSGDYDAPGIMITASHNPGRDNGMKFTRRGARPIGRADGLADVAERAKALLASRFPVAHTPGRLTRRDLSGAYADRLLELAPVHGRRLKVVVDAANAVAGVTVPEVFGRVAVDLVPLYFEPDGTFPNHEPNPLAPENLVDLQAAVREHDADLGLAFDGDADRCFVVDETGAVVSGSAITCLIASRVLAEHPGATILYNLICSRAVPEAVVASGGVPVRTPVGHSLIKAEMARTGARFGGEHSGHFYFADFFLADSGMLAALHVLGALAASGNPLSELLASYNLYAVSGEINSVVNDQTEAMRRVAAAYADLDETEVDHLDGVTVRHPGWWFNVRASNTEPVVRLNVEALDHASMQALRDELLAVIRAS, encoded by the coding sequence ATGACCACCGGGTACGACCACCGCGTCGACGCGGTGCTCAAGGCGTACGACGTGCGGGGCGCGACGCCCGATCCGCTCGACGCCAGGCTCGCCGCAGCGTACGCGAGCGCGTTCGCCGAGTACGTGGAGCCCGATGCGCACCGTCCGGTCCTGCTCGGCCGCGATGTACGAACGACGTCCGAGCCGATTGCGACGGCCGTCGCCGAGGCACTCACCGCCGCCGGCCGAGACGTCGTCGACCTCGGTGTCTGCTCGACCGACCTGCTGTACTTCGGCTCCGGCGACTACGACGCACCCGGAATCATGATCACCGCGAGCCACAACCCCGGACGCGACAACGGCATGAAGTTCACCCGGCGGGGCGCGCGCCCGATCGGCCGAGCAGATGGGTTGGCCGACGTCGCCGAACGCGCAAAGGCCTTGCTGGCAAGTCGCTTCCCAGTCGCGCACACCCCTGGTCGGCTGACGCGGCGCGACCTCTCCGGCGCGTACGCGGACCGACTTCTCGAGCTCGCTCCAGTGCACGGACGCCGGCTCAAGGTGGTCGTCGACGCGGCCAACGCCGTTGCCGGGGTCACCGTGCCCGAGGTGTTCGGCAGAGTCGCCGTCGACCTTGTCCCGTTGTACTTCGAGCCCGACGGCACGTTCCCGAACCACGAACCGAACCCGCTTGCACCGGAGAACCTCGTGGACCTGCAGGCGGCCGTCCGCGAGCACGATGCCGATCTCGGCCTCGCGTTCGACGGCGACGCGGATCGCTGCTTCGTCGTAGACGAGACGGGTGCCGTGGTGAGCGGCTCGGCGATCACCTGCCTGATCGCATCGCGGGTGCTCGCAGAGCATCCGGGAGCAACGATCCTGTACAACTTGATCTGCTCGCGGGCCGTACCCGAGGCAGTTGTCGCGAGCGGCGGCGTTCCCGTACGTACGCCCGTCGGCCACTCCTTGATCAAAGCCGAGATGGCGCGTACCGGCGCCCGTTTCGGCGGCGAGCACTCGGGCCATTTCTACTTCGCCGACTTCTTTCTCGCCGACTCGGGCATGCTCGCGGCGCTGCATGTGCTCGGTGCGCTGGCAGCGAGTGGCAATCCGCTGTCGGAGCTGCTCGCCTCGTACAACCTGTACGCGGTCTCCGGTGAGATCAACAGCGTCGTCAACGATCAGACGGAGGCGATGCGTCGGGTCGCCGCCGCGTACGCCGATCTCGACGAGACCGAGGTCGACCACCTCGACGGCGTCACGGTTCGTCATCCGGGCTGGTGGTTCAACGTACGAGCGTCCAACACCGAGCCGGTGGTTCGGCTCAATGTCGAGGCGCTCGACCATGCGTCGATGCAGGCGCTGCGCGATGAGCTGCTCGCGGTGATTCGGGCATCCTGA
- a CDS encoding Trm112 family protein, with the protein MASLGLMNLDDSLLEILVCPVCRSSLVVDDDASRLVCGSCARTYAVRDGIPVMTVGNGAS; encoded by the coding sequence ATGGCATCCTTGGGTCTGATGAACCTCGATGACTCGCTGCTGGAGATCCTCGTCTGCCCCGTCTGCAGATCGAGCCTGGTCGTCGACGACGACGCATCCAGGTTGGTGTGCGGATCCTGCGCGCGTACGTATGCCGTACGCGACGGCATACCGGTGATGACGGTCGGCAACGGCGCCAGCTGA